GCAAGCATCCCCCCCCCAGCAAGCCCCCGCCTgcctaaaatataaaaaattctCACCATGAAGCCGGGTGAGACTCTCAGCCCTTTGTGGGGGCCAAGCGAGAGGGTGTCCCCCGCCCCCAAACCACCCCACGGGGATGTAAAGCCGGAGCCCACAGCAGCGTAAACCCAACGGCTTCGCTGCCGTAGCCGATTCGGGAACTCCTCGTTGCCTGGACCATCTTCATCCAGACCCGACCCGTACAACCGCTGGGCCACAGCCTCTAACTCACTCGATTACAACCCTGGCTCGTTGAAGTCGGGGATAAACCAGGACCACGGTGCGAAGGAGCACGGCTCCAGCGCAGGAGGGGGGGTGTGGAAGGGGATGCATGGCCAAAGCACCCCCAAGGGcttccccaggagctgggggcaggggtAGGACCGGTCCCTCCCATTTCAGAGGGCACCCAAGACGGGGCCGGGCACCTTCACCGCTCGAAGGGTAGGTGCAGGATTAAACCCGTGGGATTACCCGGCAGCCAGGCAGAGGGTGCTCGGGGCAGCTCAGACCTGCCACTTATCCAGGCCAAGGAAGGATCGGCTCCTCCTTCCGCATCGCCCCGGATGCCAGGACTTAAGGTGCTGCCGCACAGTGGGACGCTCATTAAGCTTCTTCGTTAGGGGAAGCTCCCCGGTGCCTGACAGTGCCAGGACCACGCACagctgagcccccagccccaccaggaaCCCCCAGTCTGACACCAGTCCCCCCCAGGACGACGCTGACCCTGCACCCGTGGCAGGAGCCCGTTTCCATCCTGCTCGAAGGAGCCAGGCCAGCGCTGGCTTATTGCCGTCTAAAAGAGTAGTTTAATTCGGCTTTGCATAAGCTCCTTCCTAATTGACTTACAGAGAGCCCAAACATGCCATATTAAACCAAACGCTGCCAGCTCGACAGAGACCTGACCCCGGTGCCCGTTTCCAGCCGGTGAAGCTCCTTTCGGTGTCCCCAAAGACCAGCCCTCCAGTTTTCCTAAAAATTGTACCACTAGAGCACTTGCGTCATGCCTCAATCCTGCAACGAGTCCTTGACTCACCCCGTCCCAGCACCGCTGCCAGTCTCCAGACTGGCACCTGCAGCCACATCCTATGCAGCACCCTCCAGAGGTTTCTGCTCCCAGGTTATTTTCCCCGATTTTGGCTACTTGGTGGTTAAATCACGGCGATTTGCTTTTTCACAACACGCAAGGGGAGCAAGACACTCTGCAACGGGGGCAGGATGAGAGAGGGCAGGATGGCAGGGAGCGAGGGCAGGGCATCCCAGCGAAAGACCCAGGTGGTGGTGGGCACggccaagttaaaaaaaaaaaaaaaaaaggaaaaacaaggaggaaaaccCGTTAAAGAGCAAAGCACGACACAAGCACTGCCACCTCGGGAGCCCACGCAGAGCAAACGCCACAATTAAAAGATTAAGAGAGGAACAGGATCAAATCCTCAAAGCAGGTCAGCCTCCAGCTGAAGCTTTGCAAAACGCTCTCTCCGAGACCGGgagccttattttttttttttctcccaggtCTCCAAACGGCTGCTCCCTGCGATCCCAGCTCCggggaagagaaaacattttgtgaacAGCCGGAGCCCGCACCGGCATGCCTGGAAACCTGCTGCCTTTTGAAGTGAGCGAGGAGGCAGGTGGGGCCAGCGTCGGCCCATCAGCAGGAAAAGTCgcaaaaaaaatagaaatatatatggaaaaaaaagggggggggggggaataaaaaaaaaccaaccaagccACAGcttggaaagggaaagcagtgtCTTGGTGGGATGCCTCTTGCGACTGAGTCACTGCTTCCACCGCTGCCCGATGCTACGGTCTGCGCTGCTGGTAGCACCAGGATTACCCGACATCTCTCGTGCCAAACCCTGCCGCTGGCCGCTCTCCCGGGCCACAGCCCCACAGACAGTTTCACATACTGGTATTCTGGggacaggaaggaaggaaggaatttcagcttaaaaaaaaaaaaaaaaatacataaaaatgattcagcttcctccccttccccctccctccgAGGGAAAACGCTGTGTCCAGCCCCGACGCTCCTCtcgctggagcagctccagccttgCAGCGGAAAGCTGGCCGGCCCTGCCGAGGATGCGCATCTCCCGGGGATGTCCCTCCGCATCCCTTGGGAACGCTTCCCGCTTCTCCGCTGAGGACAGCTGCCGGGGACGGAGGGTTGGGGCTCCAAGCTGCCCGCTGCTCCCGCTCCGTGGCCGACCCATCGACTGCTGCACGATGACGCATCGGGGAAGCTTGTAATTATGCGTCTGCCTCTAAGTTTGCACGGCGAGGCAGATTTAAACCTTGCTAGGGTGTTGCtagcaaatgaaagaaagagggaaggggggaaaaagaaatatttcccaaCATTGTTGGCTGCCTGCAGACGCAGCTCGCAACGACACCCCCTGTCCCCGAGGAGATCTGgttttcttctcatcttctgAGCGCACAACAGGTTTTCCACTCCCGGCTGGCAAAGCACGTCAGAGCCCGCTCGAAGCGCAGCAGAGCGGCCCGCCGGGGACGTTTGGCCGGTGTTGGATGAAGAGCCCGGTGCCTCCGTCCCCGGTGTGTTTGTGAGCCGTGACCCAGCTCCTTCCCGGCAGCAGAGCCGGGATCCGGCGCGTCCCCGTGGCACGCAGGCTACGTGCGACTGCCAAgccaccctgcagctgctgcccgtCCACCCGCAAATCCACGAGGCTGGAGTCATCCTGGATCCATCTGGGGTTTATGCAGCAAagcttttccctcctctctctccctctgcttctatacgttattattattttttttccacggGAGGAAAGCAAAGCCTCAGCCCTCAGGAGGCAGCTGGTagcaaatttcattttgcaaatcAGATGCTAAGTCCCATGTACGCGCCACAGCAAACTGAATTTAAATCCCCGGATTCCTCCAGCAACTTTGTTGCAGCAGACAGGGGATTCTGCAAAAGCTTTGTTTAAACTAAGACTTTCAattaaatgggggaaaaaaagataaattaacaCGACGAACGCAGCAGCCCTGGTTGTTTAATGGCGCAGCAGACTCCATTCCCCACATTTCTAATTGTCTGTGTGCTGCAAATTTTTGCAATGCCAATTCCCCACGGGGAGGAACAGAGGCTGAGCGCGGGGACAGCTGTGATTTCGGCAGCCAGTCGGTTACGCAAAATTTGTCGGGTTTTGCAGTTGCGATGCCTGCCCGGCTCGCTGGGCCGGGATCCCCCTGCACCGCTCTCTCCCAAAACAGCCCTGGCAGCCTCTACAAGGGGGCAGCCGGTGACGGGAGACcctaaacaaccccagctccgCTCCTGCAGGCGGCGGTGGGAGCTCCAGAGCAGGATTAGACCCCAAAAAGGGACTGAGACCAGAGCACTCTGCCTGGCAAAGACCAGCAAGAGCTCAGGAAGAGCACAGAGGAGCTGCGGGAGCCAAGGAAGGGGTGAGCAAGTATTTACATCTTAATTAGACAatgtttgcaaagcactttgTGCACGCACTCGGCTACATAAATGTTAAGAGCCACGAACCAGGGCACAGGAGCGGGACGGGAGtccagcagggaaagcagcgCCGGGATCTGAACTCCCCACCAAGGAAGAGGCGGTTCACACGCAGCGCGGGGCCCAGCTTTTCTGGGAACGCTGCTGGAGCACGCAGCAAGACGGGCAAGGACCGTGAGCAGCTCCAAATCGCTCTCAAGCTCTCCCGGGTGCTGGGCAGTGTAATCATTAACGGTGCCTGGAAAACAGACTGGCAGATCTGGTTTGTCCGGCGCTGAGGGTGCTTTTGGGGTGCGAGATCCGTAGCATCGAGTGAGATATGGAATAACCTACCCCAAAGGGATGTTTGCTCCCCAACCTTCCTCCTAAACCAAAGCCGCACAGCCCGCAGTGGGGAAGATCACACCTCTTTCCACCAGTGCAGCTCAGGAATGGCCActcttgaaatgttttcctccagcctccccGTGGGCTCCTTCTACGATTAAAACCGTAGCAACAGAAGTGGTTAGAGAGCAGCGACTAAACCCACGAACAAGTCACGTCCCTGCTCCTGGATGGGGCTCGCTGGTGATGCACGACGCCTCCTGCATCTCCTGTCACCGGAGGAGGAAGATCTATACTGGTTTGCACTGGTCTGCCTCTCCTGGGAACCTGCCTACTCGCTGCGGGGCCTGCCTGGCCATCGACGGGCTGCGGGGACCAGTGGGCAGAAGCTTTGcgtggtggtggcaggaggagaggggctgctggggtgttttggggaggaaagtCCCCACATTAAGCCGTTTCCAAGTCATTTTTGTCACTGAAGAGCCGTGCCACCCAGCAACGAGTGACTGCTGGCTGGGCCAGGGCACTTCGGGCGCCTGACCTTAAAAAGCGGAGGAGACCGCGGCTATTTAAAGAGCAGAGAGAAGCCTGAAGCCTGGTAATGCCGCCCCGCAGCTCCCCGAGGTGGCAAGTCGGGCAGCGAGGCTCACAGGGCACGTCCCCGCTCCCACACGCCGCCGGGACCTGGTCCTGCCACTTCCCCGCACGGGATGGACATGAAATTCAGCAGCTCCTTCATTTCTGCTCCGGAGGGGCTGACTGCGAAGCGGCAGAGCCTCCTTGCTGGCCCGGTGGCCGGGTTCTCCGGCTAAGGAAGAGTTCCACAGAGGGAAAGCGTGGTGGGGTGGGTTTGGGCTccaccccagctcctgcctcgCACACGTGTTCTTCACCCCAGACCAGGAGAAAGCCCCTCAAAGGGCTCGTTGGCGGAGGAGGTGGAAATACGCCGCCCGTCCTGCCGACAAACACACCAAACCAGCTTTCGGCGCAGCAGCACGTGCCGGGAGCCCACGTTGAGCATCTTCAACGCTGTCGGCCAGGGATGTCTCCAGTAGTTGTAGCATCGCAGCCACCCCCAACGCCCTGAGTCGGCTCCTTCTGGGGTACGGGGGGGCGCGGAAAGAAAACCTCATTTTCGGCAGAAAGCCACATGCTGGCAGCACAAAGGGGCAAGATCCACGTGGAACAGATGCTGTCGCATCCCTCTGGCTGGACAGGGGGTCCCAGCCCACGAGCCCCGCTGGGCCAGGGACAGGGGGAAGCTCCTCGCCCTGAGGCAGGGCAGCCGCAATCCGCCTCCAACCCTCGAGTCACCACAAAAGCAAGTGTcggggtttggggtttttttggtttttttttcctgggactTACTCCACCAGCTCGCACCCTGCTTGCCCACGCTGGTCTGCTTgcaccccagagctggatgccGAGGGGTCCCGCAGGGGCCACCGAGGAGCCTGTTTCCAGCCCCCCCAACGCATGTGGACCCCCATCATCCGAcgtggggagcagggaagacGCCGGCAGCGCTGCCCACCTGGGACCCCCGCTGtctgcagccagggagggggggCCACAAGCAGGACCCTCATCAGCcgcttgccccccccccccccccccagtcttgGGGGCAGAAGACGAATACATCGGGTTTAATTAGCTTAATTACCTGTGAGGAACCAAGCCCTGGCAAGGATAACACACCGCCGCGGCGCGCCCCCAACCCCTAAAAGCCCACCTGAAGAAATTTAGGTTAAAAATCGAGGTATTTGGGGGCAAACCCCCCCCAGCTGCGCCCGGGGAAGGGTATTTAACAGGGCAGGAGTGAACCCGGGTGTTTCCCCATTTCTGATTTCGGCCACGTCCCCCCCCTCGGCTGAGGATGGTtttggggtgggctggggtgggttttaagggggggggggcaaaagCCGGGTGTGAGCATCCCGGCGGGATGGGGGGCCCAAGAGGGCTGagacacccacccaccccggGGGCCGCGGCCTggccctgccccccctccccaaaacgCAGAGTTTGGCCCCAAAACGCCGGTTTTTTTCAGCGGGGACCCcccggctgccggcggggcgaggctgggggggggtgtgggtgtcTCCCCGCCGGGTtgagcccccccccgccgggctgccggccccccgcccccccccacctaCCTGTCGAGGGCCTGCGGAGGCCGCACGCTCATGGTGCCTCGCCCGCGGCCCCTCGGCGGTCAGGGCGCCGGcagccgccgccccgctccggccGCCACCATccccgctgcccggcggcgGCCTCGGGgcctcggcggcggcggggcccggcccgaCCCCCCGGCTCCGGCGCTgagcccggcccggctcggctcggcggcggcgcggcgccccccgccagccccgaCCCGCCCGGCGGCGCTGGGGGCCGGGCCGAGGGAGAGGCCTACGCCCGCTCCCAATCCCCGGGCTCGCCCGgcccccgcagccgccgccgagggggcagcgccggcggcgagcgggcggggggaggggggtcgGGGACCGGCGGGGGGAgccagcggggggggggcacggggggggggggggggggcgcccaCGGGGAGACCCACCGGGGGAcgtggggagggggacacaggAGACCTGGCTATATGGGACCCGTAGGGACAGCGGGGGGACACACAGCACCCATGGGGAGACACGGGTGGGGGGACCCACAGGGGGACGTGGGGCACCCATGGGGatggcgggggggagggggaccCAAGGCGAGACCCTGGTGGGGGGACACAGGAGGAGACCTGGGTGTGGGGGACCCATAGGGACAGTGGGGGGGACACCCAtggatggggagggggcacccaCTGGGACACCCACCGGGGGATGCAGGTGGGGGACACACAGGAGACCTGGCTATATGGGACCCATAGGGACACTGGGGGGGGATGGGCCCCCAGGGGGATGCGAGTGGGGGGACACAGGAGGAGACCTGGGTGTGGGGGACCCATAGGGACAGGGCGCGGGGGGGGACACCCATGGGGCCGGCGGGGGAGAAGGGGGACCCACGGGCAGACCCGGGtgggacacacacacaggagAATGGGGGGACCCACAGGGAgacctggggtgggggggacacaggAGGGGAGTTGGGTGTAGGGGACCCCTAGGGGGAcatggggcggggggcacccaTGGGGACAGTAGGAGGGAGGGGGACCCATGGGGAGACCCCGGGTCAGGGGGACATAGAGACCTGGGTATAGGGGACCCATGGGGACACACAGACAGAGACTTGGGTATAGGGGACCCATTGGGacagtgtgtgtgggggggacCCACAGGGACAGCGTAGATGGGGGGGCGCCCACGGGGAgacccaggctgggggggggctccACAAGGAGACTTGGGTATAGGGGACCCATGGTGAGACCTGGGCCGGGGGGACCTATGGGGACAGCACGGGTGTGAGGGGACCCACATATGGGGTGGCCTATAGACACGGTTATGGGGGGACCCATGGacacagcccagctgtgggGGGACCCAAATATAGGGATGACCTATAGACATGGTTATGGGGGGACCCATGGACACAGCCTGGCTGTGAGGGGACCCAAATATAGGGGTGGCCTATAGACACGGTTATGGGGGGACCCATGGacacagcccagctgtgggGGGACCCAAATATAGGGGTGGCCTATAGACATGGTTATGGGGGGACCCAtgggcacagcccagctgtgggGGGACCCAAATATAGGGGTGACCTATAGACACGGTTATGGGGAACCCCACATATGGGGTAACCTATAGACACAGTTATGGGGGGACCCACATATGGGGGTGACCTATAGACACGAGTATGGGGGGACCCATGGacacagcccagctgtgggGGGACCCAAATATAGGGGTGACCTATAGACACGGTTATGGGGGGACCCACATATGGGGTGACCTATAGACACGGTTTTGGGGGGCCCCATAGacacagcctggctgtggggggCCCCACAGACACAGCCCAGTTACAGGGGTCCCACCTGTACCCCAGCTGTGGGGGGGCCCTgaggcacagcagggctgtggggggcaCAAGGCTTCGGGGGGGAAGTGGGGGCTCCCCCCCTGACACCCCACTGATGGGCGCCCCACAGGGAGCCCCCCAAACCTTTGCCACCCCTTGAGCCCCCACGGGTGACCTGTGCCATGAGGGGAGCACATAGGGGGTCCCCAAAAAGGACAGCGTGGCGCTCTGCCCCCCCAACAAATAGGGGGTCCCCAAAAAGGAGAGCATGGCGctctgcccgcccccccccccccccaacttccCAGTGcggaaaaacatggaaaagtgaaaatgaaaatgaaccGTTTTCCGGGAATCCCTGGGAGTGAATGGCGGccacccagctgccccccacggcaccccaaaacccaccccatgtccctctgccccccccccgggaaAATCACCTTTTGGGGGGCAGCCCCCTGCGCAGCCACCCCCCCAAATCCCGTGCGCCCCTCGGGGGGGCGGGGGTCGTGGCTGTGGCCTCTCCCCCGCAGTGACAGTGGCTTTGGGGTGCCACCAGCTTTGGGGTGCCACCTGGGGTGAAACAGCCGGACCCCTCTGCACAAAGTggtttatttggggggggggggggggggccgggaaGTGGGGCGCTGGTTCCTGCCCTTTGTACAGGCAGGATGTGACCCACAGCCGCGTGCCGGCGGGGACCCGATGGCttggggggtccccaggggcaccccagcccccgggggggggggcggctcaGCCGGACCCTGGGAGCTGCCGGCCCCAGTGCTGTGGGGTGGAATGGGGGGACGAGGGGGTGTCATGGTGCCCCCCCCAAGCACCCCGATGTACAGCCCACCCGAGGGGGGCTTGTGGGACCagctggggggcgggggggtgcggagctgctggctgggtgcACCCCACTTTTGCCCGCGCCCCCCCTGAGCCCCAGCTTGGCCCCGGGGCAGCTCTGCGAGTGATGCCGGCCttcgtcctcctcctcctcctcctcgccttCCTCCCCCgcccggggtgctggggggtcccacaccagccccgcagccccccgcaggCGCCAGGGGGACGCTCTGGGGGGAAACTCGGGGGGCAGCAGCACCGACGTGGGGACCCCCGCCTGGGGGGGCAGcagcggcgggggggccgggacGGGAGGGGCGATGGTGGCCCAGGCATGTGGCGGGGGGGCCCAGGGCCGGCAGTGGCAGGGGGAGGGCAGCCAGGCGGGGAAGCTCTTTGGGGAcccccaaacagcagcaggaccCCCCAAAGCGGGGGGGGCACGCGGGGCTGAGACCTGTGGGCAGCGAGACGGCCAGCGTGGCTAGTGGCCGCGGTGCCAGCGTGGCCACCGTACGGCACAGCCCCCCGGGGTCACAAGGGGTGCTCCAGCTGCCCCCGTCTCCCTTGaccttgcccccccccccccccccggggggggctcccccccccccccagttctcCCAGTCACAGCcactgggtgctgctgtgggaccAGCAACGGcgcatccctgcctgcagcgcGCCCCCGGCACCCTGCCCCCACAACCCCCCGGCCCCcaccgccccgcagccccctgccccaccgccccctgccctccctgtcccccaggCAACCCTTGGCACTTGCCACCCACCAGCCTCGCTGGCCCCACACTTACTGGTCCCGCTGGTGGCCACCCTCTTCTCCCACGTGCTGGGGGGCCGGGGTCCCCGGTGCCAGCCCGGCGGCTCCGCCAGCACCCGCCGGCTCAGCAGCACGCTCAGCACCGACTGCAGGGACAAAAAAGGGACGTGGCAGCACCCAGGAAGGCCACTTGTCCCCAGGGGGGTCCCCAGCCAAGCTGTGCTCCCCCAGACCCCCTACCTGGCTTGGCGAGGAGGGGGGCACGGCGGGCAGGGGGCACAGGCAGCGGGGGTCCCACAGCGGGCgggtgaggaagaggagttTGCTGAGGTTGAACTTGTAGGTGAAGCGTTTGCCCTTGGCCTTGTGCAGGATGCGCTTGTGGTAGTAGTAcctggggggggcaggggggcgggggcgtcagggggggatgggggggcggGCACCCcaggccaggggctggggggtcccctTGGGATGGTGGATGTCACCCCATGGGGTCTCCCTGCGATGGTGGATGTCACCCCAAGGGGACTGCTGGGATGGTGGGTGTCACCCTATGGGCCCCCCCTGGGATGGCAGATGTCACCCCATGGGGTCTTCCTGGGATGGTGGGTGTCACCCCATAGGGACCCCTGGGATGGCGGATGTCACCCCATGGGTCCCCCTGCAATGGCAGATGTCACCCCATGGGGTCCCCTGCGATGGTGGATGTCACCCAATGGGGTCTCCCTGGGATGGTGGATGTCACCCCATGCGGTCCCCCTGGGATGGTGGATGTCACCCCATGGGTCCCCCTGCAATGGCAGGTGTCACCCCATGGGATCCCCCTGGGATGGCGGATGTCACCCCATGGGTCCCCCTGCAATGGCAGATGTCACCCCATGGGGTCCCCTGCGATGGCAGATGTCACCCAATGGGGTCTCCCTGGGATGGTGGATGTCACCCCATGCGGTCCCACTGGGATGGCAGATGCTGCCCTGTGGGGTCCCCTGCGATGGTGGGTGTCACCCCATGGGTCCCCCTGCGATGGTGGGTGTCACCCCATGGGGTTCCCTGCGACGGCGTACGCTGTCCCATGAGGTGCACTGGGATGGTGGGGGTTctgcccccccctgccccccacccccagcagcacctgagCGCCCGGCTCAGCTTGTCGTAGTTCATCTGGGGTTTGCGTTTTCTCCTGCCCCACAGTCGGGCCACCTCGTCAGGGTCCTTGATGACAAACTCCCCGTCCTCGCCCTGCTGCCAGGCGATGACATGGCGGAACTcctccttctgcagcagctccaggatgAAATGCCATAACTGGATCTGCCGGGAGCCGGGGCTGGACTCGGCTTTGCACCCCCAGGTGGGGAGGGCCAGCCCTGCGGAGCGAGGGGGGCAGCTTAGGGCTcgggggggcctggggggcaTCACCCCAAGACCGCCGCTCCCACCCCATGCAGCTCCTTAGCTCCCAGGAAGATGGTGGTGGGATCCGTGCCCCATCCCGGCGTGGCAGCCCGACCCTGGGTGCGGGCAGGGGGGCAAGTGGGGGGCTAAGgcccttcccccctcccctccccggggctCTGCCCGCTGGCTGGGCTCGGTGGCCGCTCACCTGGTAGCCAGCAGGAACCGGGCAGGACGGGCAGCCCCTGGGACCGGCACCCACACGGCATCCTCCGGCCTGCgagcagagagcagagcccTGCGGGGAGCACCCAGCACCGGGGGGATGCaccca
The sequence above is drawn from the Falco naumanni isolate bFalNau1 chromosome 20, bFalNau1.pat, whole genome shotgun sequence genome and encodes:
- the LOC121080095 gene encoding ETS translocation variant 3-like protein produces the protein MPCGCRSQGLPVLPGSCWLPGLALPTWGCKAESSPGSRQIQLWHFILELLQKEEFRHVIAWQQGEDGEFVIKDPDEVARLWGRRKRKPQMNYDKLSRALRYYYHKRILHKAKGKRFTYKFNLSKLLFLTRPLWDPRCLCPLPAVPPSSPSQSVLSVLLSRRVLAEPPGWHRGPRPPSTWEKRVATSGTSLSPACPPRFGGSCCCLGVPKELPRLAALPLPLPHWGRQLPGSG